A portion of the Oreochromis niloticus isolate F11D_XX unplaced genomic scaffold, O_niloticus_UMD_NMBU tig00007008_pilon, whole genome shotgun sequence genome contains these proteins:
- the LOC109200521 gene encoding serine/threonine-protein kinase pim-2 — translation MKKETRKITTPADKKDSGDQDCKSRTAKRKASPEKKTPIKRRRVAEQAGPSTSSDVVKGVKRKVVQDEEGTTKKAKKAKLLHHMSGDKEQASSLLDSGKDLNNKQVCAKNGKRKAAGDNRESPKKKKRNVDQDKKSVADQKREFQARYAEEHQLGEGGCGAVFAGYRIEDRFPVAIKHIPKNKVYCKVADESGKKLSVEVAIMVKLAGEAEGSVGISAPVSLLEWFDLGKELILVLERPVPAVDLQKYKAENGRTLTEDKAKVILKQLVDAVKELEDKHIFHRDIKGQNILIETGSDVPRVRIIDFGLSCFVKQRSLYRIFYGTPLHIPPEWYIRSCYRCGPTTVWQMGVVLYEALHAQYFSTARFLTKKLSIKKRLSTECRNFLDACLAIVPEKRPTLEELQLHPWLR, via the exons atgaaaaaggaaacaagaaaaattaCCACTCCAGCCGATAAGAAAGATTCAGGAGATCAAG ATTGTAAGAGCAGGACTGCTAAAAGAAAGGCCAGTCCTGAAAAGAAGACCCCAATAAAAAGGAGGAGGGTCGCTGAGCAGGCTGGTCCTTCCACCAGCTCAGATGTGGTCAAAGGAGTGAAGCGCAAGGTTGTGCAAGATGAAGAGGGCAcaacaaagaaagcaaagaagGCTAAACTTCTCCACCATATGAGCGGTGACAAGGAGCAAGCATCCTCCTTGTTGGACTCTGGTAAAG ACTTGAATAACAAACAGGTGTGCGcaaaaaatggcaaaagaaaGGCCGCGGGAGACAACAGAGAGTcacccaagaaaaaaaaaaggaatgtggACCAGGACAAAAAATCAGTGGCAGACCAAAAAC gTGAATTCCAAGCCAGATATGCGGAGGAGCACCAGCTCGGAGAAGGAGGCTGCGGAGCAGTGTTTGCTGGCTACCGGATAGAAGATCGTTTTCCA GTTGCCATCAAACACATTCCCAAAAATAAAGTCTACTGCAAAGTGGCG GATGAAAGCGGGAAGAAGCTCTCAGTGGAAGTGGCCATTATGGTTAAACTTGCAGGTGAAGCAGAAGGGTCAGTGGGAATATCTGCACCTGTGTCCTTGCTGGAGTGGTTCGACCTTGGCAAAGAGCTGATCCTGGTGCTGGAGAGACCTGTCCCCGCTGTGGACCTGCAAAAATACAAAGCAGAAAATGGAAGAACTTTAACAGAGGACAAGGCCAAG GTCATTCTGAAGCAACTAGTTGATGCTGTAAAGGAACTTGAGgataaacacatctttcatcggGACATCAAGGGACAAAACATTCTGATTGAGACCGGCTCAGATGTGCCTCGTGTTCGCATCATTGACTTTGGACTGAGCTGCTTTGTTAAACAGCGATCTCTGTATCGCATCTTCTATG gCACTCCTCTTCACATCCCTCCCGAGTGGTACATTAGGAGCTGCTACAGGTGTGGACCCACCACGGTGTGGCAAATGGGAGTGGTGTTGTATGAAGCGCTTCATGCACAATACTTTAGTACCGCGAGGTTCCTCACAAAGAAACTGAGCATCAAAAAGCGTCTGTCCACAG aATGCCGGAATTTCTTGGACGCATGTTTAGCTATAGTCCCGGAGAAGCGCCCAACACTGGAGGAGCTCCAGCTTCACCCCTGGCTaagataa